From the Haemophilus parainfluenzae genome, the window CCACCAGCCAAAATAATTTTGTGCTTTAAGTTTTCAGGAATGAGTGACCAATTAAAGGTTTTTCCTGTACCACCTTGTTGATTAGCAGATTGGCTATCGAAAATATAGCGAGTGATATTTAAATCATCAGTAAAATCAACCGCACTTTGTGCTTCAGTATTCACCGAAATGGCTTTCCAAATTTGTATTTCTTCAGGCAGTTGGTGACGGAGCTCGGTAATAAATTCAGCGGTTTCTGAACCATGTAGCTGAACGGCATAAAGCTGCAATTGTTTAGCGATTTTTACAATAAAATCAATTTCTTGATTCTGGAATACGCCCACAAAACGAAGTGGTGATGCTGTCACTAATTCTTGGGCTTGACGTAGGCTCACACAGCGTTTTGAATGTTCGACGAAAATTAAGCCGCCGTATAATGCTCCGTTTGCGTAAACCTCTTTGACATCTTGCGTGCGAGTTAAACCGCATACTTTATTTTCTCCAAAAATCACTTCACGCACAGCATTATTTAAATCAGCACTGCCCATTAGGCTACTACCAATTAAAAAGCCATGTGCCACTTTTTGCAAATCACGAATTTGGCTGTGATTATAAATCCCTGATTCGCTGATAATACGTGCATCAGCAGGAATGCGATCGGCATATTTTTGTGTGAGTTCTACCACGCGGTTTAAATCAACGGTGAGATCGTGAAGATTACGATTGTTGACGCCGATAATTTTTGCTCCTAAAGCAAGGGCACGCTCAAACTCTTTTTCATTGCTGGTTTCTGTCAATACGCCCATGCCAAGAGAATGCGCCAGATCAGCTAGTACGCGATAGGTTTCGTCATTTACTACCGAAAGCATCAACAAAATAGCATCAGCTTGATAGTGGCGCGCGAGATAAACCTGATATTCGCTGATCATAAAATCTTTACACAATACAGGTCGTGAGACAACGTCACGTACTTGCGGCAAATAGTCAAATTTACCTTGGAAGTATTTCTCATCCGTTAGCACAGAAACAGCTGATGCATAATGTTTATAT encodes:
- the trpCF gene encoding bifunctional indole-3-glycerol-phosphate synthase TrpC/phosphoribosylanthranilate isomerase TrpF, giving the protein MITQDFTKPIDSATVLQKIVLDKAQWVKAKEAEFPLSQFKENIQKSDRSFYDALAKGTHQKPAYILECKKASPSKGLIRNEFNLDEIANVYKHYASAVSVLTDEKYFQGKFDYLPQVRDVVSRPVLCKDFMISEYQVYLARHYQADAILLMLSVVNDETYRVLADLAHSLGMGVLTETSNEKEFERALALGAKIIGVNNRNLHDLTVDLNRVVELTQKYADRIPADARIISESGIYNHSQIRDLQKVAHGFLIGSSLMGSADLNNAVREVIFGENKVCGLTRTQDVKEVYANGALYGGLIFVEHSKRCVSLRQAQELVTASPLRFVGVFQNQEIDFIVKIAKQLQLYAVQLHGSETAEFITELRHQLPEEIQIWKAISVNTEAQSAVDFTDDLNITRYIFDSQSANQQGGTGKTFNWSLIPENLKHKIILAGGISPDNIEQAIKQGCLGVDLNSGVETAAGVKDSEKVRSVFKTILSN